The proteins below come from a single Clupea harengus chromosome 21, Ch_v2.0.2, whole genome shotgun sequence genomic window:
- the LOC105905616 gene encoding P2Y purinoceptor 8-like codes for MGALIGNTSKVSEVSRMTISVAHGVDNATLKDLVNPLTTVVLPVIYLVGFVVSTPCNLLCFILLCTCIKRKTSTIIFAINLSLADLLYSVSLPLQVSYLFLGHDWRFGAVACGITTVTFRCSMQCSILITCAIAMERYLGVVHPIKSRHWCTPWRTGLVCLLIWGLALAVQTPMMRHDLTLRVEELNLTTCFDVIPRGTFGSRSLAYFYFGAVTLLFGAMPLVILVACYVAVTLELRRSPPTCNEGQSRRYAMVMCATAAVCFILCYLPNVVLQFLHLAYRASGISLYPYYKLTLGINSLICSVDPFVYYLASQEFRNTFQKALRPFHCCSQCKRDTLYTPSEVVNFTNAPTCNSSKL; via the exons ATGGGGGCATTAATCGGCAACACATCGAAAGTGAGCGAAGTGTCGAG GATGACCATCTCTGTGGCCCATGGCGTGGACAACGCCACTCTGAAAGATCTGGTCAATCCACTGACCACTGTGGTTCTTCCTGTGATATACCTGGTGGGGTTCGTGGTCAGCACCCCGTGTAATCTCCTCTGCTTCATCCTGCTCTGCACTTGCATCAAGCGGaaaacctccaccatcatcttcGCCATCAACCTCTCGCTGGCCGACCTCCTGTACAGCGTGTCTTTGCCGCTCCAG GTGTCCTACCTTTTCTTGGGCCATGACTGGCGCTTTGGCGCGGTGGCGTGTGGCATCACCACGGTGACCTTCCGCTGCAGTATGCAATGCTCCATCCTCATCACCTGCGCCATCGCCATGGAGCGCTACCTCGGCGTGGTGCACCCCATAAAGTCCAGACACTGGTGCACGCCATGGCGCACCGGCCTGGTGTGCCTGCTGATCTGGGGCCTGGCGTTGGCCGTGCAGACGCCCATGATGCGGCATGACCTGACACTGCGCGTGGAGGAGCTCAACCTGACCACCTGCTTCGACGTGATCCCACGCGGGACCTTCGGAAGCCGCTCGCTCGCCTACTTCTACTTCGGTGCCGTCACCCTGCTCTTCGGCGCCATGCCGTTGGTCATCCTCGTGGCGTGCTACGTGGCTGTGACGCTAGAGCTCCGCCGCTCGCCGCCGACATGCAACGAGGGCCAATCGCGACGCTACGCGATGGTCATGTGTGCCACGGCGGCGGTGTGTTTCATCCTGTGCTACCTGCCCAACGTGGTGCTCCAGTTCCTGCACCTGGCCTACCGCGCGAGCGGTATCAGCCTCTACCCCTACTACAAGCTCACTCTCGGCATCAACAGCCTCATCTGCTCCGTGGACCCCTTCGTCTACTACCTGGCCTCACAGGAGTTCCGCAACACCTTCCAGAAGGCTCTGCGCCCATTCCACTGCTGCAGCCAATGCAAGAGAGACACGCTGTACACTCCTTCCGAGGTGGTCAACTTCACCAATGCCCCAACATGCAACAGCAGCAAGCTGTGA